Proteins encoded by one window of Prevotella nigrescens:
- a CDS encoding GH25 family lysozyme: MARWHLTKRQYCIVGTVLSFFLLAFVIYRMLPPTQEDIDDCAVVVEQQAYYQLEVNGKPTVYFTDYKNSELVGGVIEKELIRTRKVRTRGYWVNAFPVWPSCFGRIVTKWANKPSTILNLNSNALHKLLANELETADDELAGLQTQHNELTYYMRVHNVNDYGYNKVADYHRHLERQCDSLRTVIGVLLSIPNDAELHIKQINSYAVLRKDSAKNTTCNRIAIYKDNGNLLLQTHYKFTPIGTIAVMGAERAQEELAKVSQHSEVALNKPFQMGVPDSLGYYVGETKHGKPNGYGQHFGNSGSFYDGHWDDGKPNGFGFYIAPHEYLQVGEWKDGVFKGERINHNRDRIYGIDISKHQHEKNKQRFTIGWNHLRITGLGKISVKKVLGKVDYPIAFMYIKSTEGCTVLNPYYKSDYVQARKHGIRVGAYHFFSTTSAGIEQARYFLKNSIFSKGDLPAVLDVEPSDEQIEKMGGAEVMFRHVRNWLVAVHRATGVRPILYISQMFTKKYLPLAVDLQGEYFVWIARYGEYKPELKLTYWQLSPDGRVSGIHGDVDINVFNGYKNQYEDFLRKHCIKKDIAVR, encoded by the coding sequence ATGGCGCGTTGGCATCTTACGAAACGACAATACTGCATTGTGGGTACTGTATTGTCGTTTTTTTTACTCGCATTTGTGATCTACCGAATGCTCCCACCCACGCAAGAAGACATTGATGACTGTGCCGTAGTGGTGGAGCAGCAAGCCTACTACCAACTTGAAGTAAACGGAAAGCCCACCGTTTACTTTACAGATTACAAGAATTCGGAACTCGTTGGCGGTGTTATAGAGAAAGAATTAATCCGCACACGCAAAGTCCGCACACGTGGCTATTGGGTAAATGCTTTTCCAGTCTGGCCCAGTTGCTTCGGTCGCATCGTAACAAAGTGGGCTAACAAGCCCTCGACCATCTTGAATCTCAACAGCAATGCCTTGCACAAGCTGTTAGCCAACGAGCTGGAAACTGCCGACGACGAACTGGCAGGCTTGCAAACGCAGCACAATGAACTTACCTATTATATGCGTGTGCACAATGTAAACGACTACGGATACAACAAAGTGGCTGACTATCACAGACATCTTGAACGCCAATGCGACTCGCTCCGGACGGTCATTGGCGTACTGCTGAGCATTCCAAACGACGCAGAACTGCACATAAAGCAAATCAATAGCTACGCTGTGTTGCGCAAAGATTCTGCCAAAAACACCACTTGCAACCGCATTGCCATATACAAAGACAACGGGAACTTGCTTTTGCAGACGCATTACAAGTTTACCCCCATCGGCACAATTGCTGTAATGGGTGCCGAGAGGGCACAGGAAGAGTTGGCAAAGGTGTCGCAACACAGTGAAGTGGCACTGAACAAGCCGTTTCAAATGGGTGTTCCCGATTCGTTGGGGTACTATGTCGGCGAGACGAAACACGGAAAACCGAATGGCTACGGGCAGCATTTCGGCAATAGCGGCAGCTTCTACGACGGTCATTGGGACGACGGGAAACCCAACGGATTTGGCTTCTACATTGCACCACACGAATATTTGCAGGTGGGAGAGTGGAAAGACGGCGTGTTTAAAGGCGAACGGATAAACCACAATCGCGACCGTATTTACGGCATAGACATCTCCAAACACCAGCACGAGAAGAACAAACAGCGGTTCACCATTGGGTGGAACCATCTCCGTATCACCGGTTTGGGAAAGATAAGTGTAAAGAAAGTACTCGGAAAGGTCGATTACCCCATTGCATTTATGTATATAAAGTCTACCGAAGGCTGCACGGTGCTGAACCCATACTACAAGAGCGATTATGTGCAGGCACGCAAACACGGTATAAGAGTGGGGGCATACCATTTCTTTTCCACCACTTCGGCAGGCATAGAGCAGGCTCGTTACTTCCTGAAGAATAGCATTTTCAGTAAAGGAGACCTGCCCGCGGTGCTCGATGTCGAGCCTTCCGACGAACAGATAGAGAAGATGGGTGGTGCCGAGGTTATGTTCAGGCACGTTCGCAATTGGCTCGTTGCGGTTCATCGTGCCACGGGGGTGCGCCCTATCCTTTACATCAGTCAGATGTTTACAAAGAAATACTTGCCGTTGGCTGTCGATTTGCAAGGCGAATACTTCGTGTGGATAGCCCGTTATGGCGAGTATAAGCCCGAACTGAAGCTGACTTACTGGCAGCTAAGTCCTGACGGGAGAGTCAGTGGCATACACGGCGACGTTGATATAAACGTCTTTAATGGTTATAAAAACCAGTACGAGGACTTCTTGCGCAAACATTGTATAAAGAAAGATATTGCTGTTCGCTGA
- a CDS encoding saccharopine dehydrogenase family protein, translating into MGRVLMIGAGGVATVAAFKIVQNQDVFTDFMIASRRKEKCDELVKSIHDKGYKADIKTAQVDADDVEQLKALFNSFKPELVVNLALPYQDLTIMEACLACGCNYLDTANYEPKDEAHFEYSWQWAYKEKFEQAGLTAILGCGFDPGVSQVFTAYAAKHYFDEIHYLDIVDCNAGNHHKAFATNFNPEINIREITQKGLYYENGKWIETEPLKVHQDLTYPNIGARDSYLMHHEELESLVKNFPTIKRARFWMTFGQQYLTYLDCIQNLGMSRIDEIEYEAPLADGSGKTAKVKIVPLQFLKAVLPNPQDLGENYDGETSIGCRIRGIKDGKEQTYYVYNNCKHQEAYEETGMQGVSYTTGVPAMIGAMMFFKGIWRKPGVWNLEDFDPDPFMEQLNKQGLPWHEVFGGDLEL; encoded by the coding sequence ATGGGAAGAGTACTTATGATAGGCGCAGGTGGCGTTGCCACGGTAGCCGCATTCAAGATAGTTCAGAACCAAGACGTGTTCACTGATTTCATGATAGCAAGTCGCCGTAAGGAAAAATGCGATGAATTGGTGAAGTCTATTCACGACAAAGGCTACAAAGCCGACATTAAAACAGCGCAGGTAGACGCCGATGATGTGGAACAATTAAAGGCGCTTTTCAATTCGTTCAAGCCGGAATTGGTGGTAAACCTTGCGCTGCCATACCAAGACCTCACCATTATGGAAGCCTGTTTGGCATGCGGTTGCAACTATTTGGATACGGCTAACTACGAGCCGAAGGACGAAGCACACTTCGAATACAGCTGGCAGTGGGCTTACAAAGAAAAGTTCGAGCAAGCAGGACTCACTGCAATCCTTGGTTGCGGGTTCGACCCGGGTGTGTCGCAGGTATTCACAGCCTATGCAGCAAAGCACTATTTCGATGAAATTCACTACCTCGACATCGTGGACTGCAACGCCGGTAACCACCACAAAGCCTTTGCAACAAACTTCAATCCGGAGATAAACATTCGCGAAATCACCCAAAAGGGACTGTATTACGAGAACGGCAAGTGGATAGAAACGGAGCCGCTGAAGGTGCATCAGGACTTAACGTATCCTAATATCGGTGCACGCGACTCTTACTTAATGCACCACGAGGAGCTGGAATCGCTCGTCAAGAACTTCCCAACCATCAAGCGCGCACGCTTCTGGATGACTTTCGGACAGCAATACCTTACTTATTTGGATTGCATACAGAATCTCGGAATGAGCCGTATCGACGAAATCGAGTACGAAGCACCATTGGCTGACGGTTCAGGAAAGACCGCAAAGGTGAAGATTGTGCCACTTCAGTTCCTCAAAGCCGTATTGCCAAACCCACAAGACTTGGGCGAAAACTACGACGGAGAGACTTCAATCGGTTGCCGTATTCGTGGTATCAAGGACGGAAAGGAACAGACTTACTACGTTTACAACAACTGCAAGCACCAAGAAGCCTACGAAGAAACAGGTATGCAGGGCGTCAGCTATACAACAGGCGTGCCTGCAATGATTGGCGCAATGATGTTCTTCAAGGGCATTTGGCGTAAACCGGGCGTGTGGAACTTGGAAGATTTCGACCCAGACCCATTCATGGAGCAACTCAACAAGCAAGGTCTGCCTTGGCACGAGGTGTTCGGTGGCGACTTGGAGTTATAG
- a CDS encoding DUF6621 family protein translates to MNTQHSQNIKMSENIIIVDGDYIDRVAFNLIVNFERMLNRKIPAADFSQWVVDIALDGRLKPGNHETQVVILHDKNKAKLENFVPSDFQKELDKQAFTDERLGEFIINTIATGSALTEKDDVLLDILRIALSHDEIRRIMIVPNAEDSNIYGVIRNTLKDVDDEQKHITMFAMMPMEGGNFKQQILGYSLMNAMGITSQEIDKNIE, encoded by the coding sequence ATGAATACACAACATTCACAGAACATAAAAATGAGCGAAAACATCATCATTGTCGATGGCGACTACATCGACAGAGTGGCGTTTAACCTCATTGTAAACTTCGAACGAATGCTCAATAGGAAGATTCCGGCAGCCGACTTCAGTCAATGGGTGGTGGATATAGCACTCGACGGACGGCTGAAGCCGGGCAACCACGAAACGCAAGTGGTGATTTTGCACGATAAGAACAAAGCAAAATTAGAGAACTTTGTGCCTTCCGACTTTCAGAAAGAGTTAGACAAGCAAGCATTTACCGATGAACGGTTGGGCGAATTCATAATCAACACCATTGCTACGGGCAGTGCGCTTACCGAGAAAGACGATGTATTGCTCGACATACTGCGCATTGCGCTGAGCCACGACGAAATCCGCCGCATAATGATAGTGCCGAATGCAGAAGACAGCAACATCTACGGCGTTATCCGCAACACGCTGAAAGACGTGGACGACGAGCAGAAACACATCACCATGTTCGCCATGATGCCCATGGAAGGAGGCAACTTCAAGCAGCAGATTTTAGGCTATTCGCTGATGAATGCCATGGGGATAACATCGCAAGAAATAGATAAAAACATAGAGTAA
- a CDS encoding 4Fe-4S binding protein, which translates to MAYVIGNDCIACGTCIDECPVGAISEGDIYKIDANACTECGTCASVCPSEAISLG; encoded by the coding sequence ATGGCTTATGTAATTGGAAACGACTGTATCGCATGCGGTACATGTATTGATGAATGTCCAGTAGGTGCAATTTCTGAAGGCGACATCTACAAGATCGACGCTAATGCCTGCACAGAGTGTGGCACATGCGCAAGTGTTTGTCCAAGCGAAGCTATTAGCTTGGGTTAA
- a CDS encoding bifunctional metallophosphatase/5'-nucleotidase → MKKNILLIALCMFSIVVFAQKKQLTILHTNDTHSQIMPFNTTLADTLRAGRAGFERRIAMLKEERAKDPDLLLFDSGDFCQGSPYFTMFKGDVEVGLMNLMHYDAGTIGNHEFDFGLDNMIRMFKGLNFPIVCANYDFAGTELAKIVKPYIILKRKGLKIGVFGLSPELDGLVVKENYGPLKYLDPIACAQKCINELQKKKCDLIICISHLGINIEGISDEEVVAGTRGIDLILGGHSHTFLKKLVYVKDLDGREVGIDQNGKSGIFVGKMVLDLEKKK, encoded by the coding sequence ATGAAAAAGAATATTTTACTGATAGCCTTGTGTATGTTCAGCATTGTTGTTTTCGCACAGAAGAAGCAACTCACCATTCTGCATACAAACGATACGCACAGCCAGATAATGCCTTTCAACACCACACTTGCCGATACTCTGCGGGCAGGACGTGCGGGCTTCGAACGCCGTATAGCCATGTTGAAGGAGGAAAGAGCGAAAGACCCTGACCTGTTGCTGTTCGATAGCGGAGACTTCTGCCAAGGTTCACCCTACTTCACTATGTTCAAAGGTGATGTAGAGGTTGGATTGATGAATCTGATGCACTACGATGCAGGCACAATAGGCAATCACGAGTTCGACTTCGGACTCGATAACATGATACGAATGTTTAAGGGATTGAACTTCCCTATCGTATGTGCGAACTACGATTTTGCAGGTACGGAATTGGCAAAGATAGTGAAACCTTACATTATATTAAAGCGAAAAGGACTAAAGATAGGTGTATTTGGTTTGTCTCCAGAGCTTGATGGATTGGTGGTAAAAGAAAACTACGGTCCGTTAAAGTATTTGGATCCGATAGCATGCGCTCAGAAATGTATCAATGAACTACAGAAAAAGAAATGCGATTTGATAATTTGTATATCGCATTTGGGCATAAACATAGAGGGAATTAGCGACGAGGAAGTAGTAGCAGGTACACGTGGTATCGACCTAATATTGGGTGGACACTCGCATACCTTCCTGAAAAAACTTGTATATGTAAAGGACTTGGACGGCAGGGAGGTAGGTATTGACCAAAACGGCAAGTCGGGCATATTCGTTGGAAAGATGGTTTTAGACTTGGAGAAAAAGAAGTAG
- a CDS encoding radical SAM protein, with amino-acid sequence MNIYKLLNVYQRIKSPKVKLLGILALHIGKRRYLSINIDPVMSCNLRCKMCYFSDAETAKKMRGKFSSDDLEAIAKSLFPRALRLQIGCGAEPTVSQNLLQLVQLGKQYGVKHITITTNGNLLTYEKLHKLVENGLTEITLSAHGFTKNTYESLMTNGKFDLFTALIENLARIRTDFPDFRIRVNYTVNADNAEELIQLKEVFKDAKPNVVQIRPIQRIGKSSYNNFSLQTIKDNYNSWIMPVVAYCQQENITCLYPTPESLEMLETVNGAEEKSNSLVDSLPYFYIAPYEGWKEKIDPYNESFEKYAQRTRRISTILRELVGIGTVKGERSRTKSLNYQIK; translated from the coding sequence ATGAATATATATAAACTTCTGAATGTTTACCAGCGAATTAAAAGCCCGAAAGTGAAACTTTTGGGCATTTTAGCACTCCATATAGGCAAGCGAAGATACCTCAGTATCAACATCGACCCTGTGATGTCGTGCAACCTTCGCTGTAAGATGTGCTACTTCAGCGACGCCGAAACCGCAAAGAAAATGCGGGGAAAGTTCAGCTCCGACGACCTTGAAGCCATTGCGAAATCGCTGTTTCCACGTGCCCTTCGCCTGCAAATAGGCTGCGGTGCAGAACCTACCGTATCGCAAAACCTGCTCCAACTCGTGCAGTTGGGCAAGCAATATGGCGTGAAACACATCACGATAACCACCAATGGCAACTTGCTGACCTACGAAAAATTGCATAAACTGGTGGAAAACGGCTTAACCGAGATAACGCTTTCTGCACACGGGTTCACCAAGAACACTTACGAAAGCCTGATGACTAATGGTAAATTCGACTTGTTTACAGCACTTATAGAGAACTTGGCAAGGATTAGAACAGACTTTCCGGACTTCCGTATCCGTGTGAATTATACCGTCAATGCAGACAATGCCGAAGAGCTGATACAGCTAAAAGAAGTTTTCAAAGATGCCAAACCAAACGTTGTGCAGATTCGTCCCATACAACGCATAGGTAAATCGTCATACAACAACTTCTCGTTACAGACGATAAAAGACAACTACAACAGCTGGATAATGCCCGTTGTAGCTTATTGTCAGCAAGAAAACATAACGTGTTTGTACCCCACACCCGAGTCGTTGGAGATGTTGGAAACCGTGAACGGAGCTGAAGAGAAAAGCAATTCGTTAGTCGATTCGCTTCCTTACTTCTACATTGCGCCCTATGAAGGGTGGAAAGAAAAGATAGACCCGTACAACGAAAGCTTTGAGAAGTATGCCCAACGCACACGCCGCATCAGCACCATTCTGAGAGAATTGGTGGGCATTGGTACCGTGAAAGGGGAACGTTCGAGGACTAAAAGTTTAAATTATCAGATAAAATAA
- a CDS encoding porin family protein, with protein MKRLFYIILLVVASANSFAQDRTVQNRPYADLRPFHFGVMVGTHLQDLEFTNIGPQMVDLDNGTGPVQKIVSVDQDRWDAGFTVGVLGELRLNTTFQLRIAPAMYFGTRHITFRNLTDLDANGRPTEKMQDLKTAYVSCAFNLIAAAPRFNNHRPYLMLGINPMVNLSGKTDDFFRLKGGDAYLEVGLGCDFYLPFFKLRPELKFMYGLSNCLDTNHSKELRDKSMLMYTNSANEARSKMIALTFYFE; from the coding sequence ATGAAAAGACTTTTTTACATAATATTATTGGTAGTGGCATCAGCTAATAGCTTTGCTCAAGACCGTACTGTGCAGAACCGTCCTTACGCTGACTTGCGCCCATTCCACTTTGGGGTAATGGTCGGTACACACTTGCAAGACCTCGAATTTACCAATATCGGACCGCAAATGGTTGATTTAGATAATGGTACAGGACCTGTGCAGAAGATAGTTTCAGTAGACCAAGACCGCTGGGACGCAGGCTTTACGGTGGGCGTATTGGGCGAATTAAGACTTAACACAACCTTTCAGTTGCGTATTGCGCCTGCAATGTATTTTGGAACACGACATATTACTTTCAGAAATCTGACCGATTTAGATGCCAATGGGCGACCAACCGAAAAGATGCAAGATTTAAAAACCGCTTACGTCTCGTGTGCTTTTAATCTTATAGCTGCTGCTCCACGCTTCAATAATCACCGTCCATACCTAATGTTAGGTATCAACCCAATGGTTAATCTGTCTGGAAAGACCGATGATTTTTTCCGATTGAAGGGTGGCGATGCTTATTTAGAGGTTGGATTGGGCTGCGACTTCTATCTTCCGTTCTTTAAATTACGCCCCGAACTGAAGTTTATGTATGGCTTGTCTAATTGTTTAGACACCAATCATTCAAAAGAATTGCGCGATAAAAGTATGCTGATGTACACTAATTCAGCAAACGAAGCGCGCTCCAAGATGATAGCTCTTACGTTCTATTTCGAATAA
- a CDS encoding transcriptional regulator: MACSLDFIEFVCRQIEAVGAIRYRKMFGDYMIYANEKPVIIACDNIAFVKQHEAIEALMAEAEKGYPYEGAKEHYILDVSRADHAAKVVAILAEVLPYPKKRKKKE; the protein is encoded by the coding sequence ATGGCGTGTTCTTTAGACTTCATAGAGTTTGTTTGCCGGCAGATAGAAGCTGTTGGAGCAATCAGATACCGCAAGATGTTTGGCGACTATATGATATATGCCAACGAAAAACCTGTCATCATAGCTTGCGACAACATAGCCTTCGTAAAGCAACACGAGGCTATTGAGGCTTTAATGGCAGAGGCAGAAAAAGGCTATCCATACGAAGGAGCAAAGGAACACTACATACTTGACGTTTCAAGAGCCGACCACGCAGCAAAGGTTGTTGCAATCTTGGCAGAGGTGTTGCCCTATCCCAAGAAGCGAAAGAAGAAAGAATGA
- the recA gene encoding recombinase RecA, giving the protein MAKEEVQNPAEGKLKALQAAMSKIEKDFGKGSIMRMGDELIEDVEVIPTGSIGLDVALGVGGYPRGRIIEIYGPESSGKTTLAIHAIAEAQKAGGIAAFIDAEHAFDRFYAQKLGVDVDNLWISQPDNGEQALEIADQLIRSSAIDILVVDSVAALTPKKEIEGDMGESNVGLQARLMSQALRKLTSTISKTNTCCIFINQLREKIGVMFGNPETTTGGNALKFYSSVRLDIRRVASIKDGDDVIGNHVRVKVAKNKVAPPFRKVEFDILFGEGISKVGEILDLGVEYNIIQKSGSWFSYGGTKLAQGRDATKTMLKDNPELTEEITALIHQAITAKQNA; this is encoded by the coding sequence ATGGCAAAAGAAGAAGTACAAAATCCTGCTGAAGGCAAACTGAAAGCCTTGCAGGCAGCAATGTCGAAGATAGAAAAAGACTTCGGTAAAGGTTCTATCATGCGTATGGGCGATGAACTCATAGAAGACGTGGAAGTAATACCAACCGGCAGTATCGGTCTCGATGTTGCTTTAGGCGTAGGCGGCTACCCTCGCGGACGCATTATAGAGATTTACGGCCCCGAAAGTTCGGGTAAAACTACCCTCGCTATCCATGCCATTGCCGAAGCACAGAAGGCTGGCGGCATAGCTGCGTTCATCGATGCAGAGCACGCTTTCGACCGTTTCTATGCGCAAAAGTTAGGCGTAGACGTAGATAACTTGTGGATTTCGCAGCCCGACAACGGCGAACAAGCATTGGAAATAGCCGACCAACTCATTCGTTCTTCAGCCATCGACATTCTCGTTGTAGACTCTGTGGCTGCGCTTACACCTAAGAAAGAAATAGAAGGCGATATGGGAGAGTCAAACGTTGGCTTGCAGGCGCGCCTCATGAGCCAGGCTTTGCGCAAGCTGACATCTACCATCAGCAAGACAAACACTTGCTGTATCTTCATCAATCAGTTGCGCGAAAAGATTGGCGTGATGTTCGGAAACCCCGAAACAACAACGGGTGGCAACGCTTTGAAGTTCTACAGCTCGGTGCGTTTGGATATTCGTCGCGTAGCTTCCATCAAGGACGGCGACGATGTCATAGGCAATCATGTGCGTGTAAAGGTTGCAAAAAACAAGGTTGCGCCTCCTTTCCGTAAGGTAGAATTCGACATTCTCTTCGGCGAAGGCATCTCCAAAGTGGGCGAAATACTCGACTTGGGTGTAGAATACAACATCATTCAGAAGAGTGGAAGCTGGTTCAGCTATGGCGGAACAAAGCTCGCACAGGGGCGCGATGCCACAAAGACCATGCTGAAAGACAATCCAGAACTTACGGAAGAGATTACAGCACTGATACATCAAGCCATTACTGCAAAGCAAAACGCATAA
- a CDS encoding 5'-nucleotidase C-terminal domain-containing protein: MNKKIFLTGSVAAVLTCAPCAAQHGKYQLKDVQRSRILIDTRYDTAKDTMAVRFLAPYKHIVDSIMSPVVAQSDHYMTAHRPESGLSNLLADILVWAAKEYNERVDFAVYNMGGIRAALPKGNVTVGDVNDIAPFENKICFLTLTGDKVLELFRQIAHTGGEGVSKGVCLGLSQRNTLQYASLNGKQIDPKAKYRIATIDYLAQGNDKLEAFKAKTDFNAPQDPSNNSRYIILNYFKAMTAEGKTIDSRTEGRIAYFSTDEERPAVKAM, encoded by the coding sequence ATGAATAAAAAAATATTTTTAACAGGAAGTGTGGCTGCTGTATTGACCTGTGCACCATGTGCAGCACAACACGGAAAATATCAACTCAAAGATGTGCAGCGTAGCAGAATACTGATTGACACACGCTATGATACTGCCAAAGATACGATGGCTGTAAGGTTCTTAGCACCTTACAAACATATTGTAGACAGTATTATGAGCCCAGTGGTGGCACAATCCGACCACTATATGACAGCACATCGCCCAGAGAGCGGCTTGTCAAACTTACTTGCCGATATATTGGTTTGGGCTGCAAAAGAATATAACGAGAGAGTAGATTTTGCCGTTTACAATATGGGAGGCATTCGTGCGGCTCTACCGAAAGGTAATGTTACAGTAGGCGATGTGAACGACATTGCACCTTTCGAAAATAAAATATGTTTTCTTACACTTACTGGCGATAAGGTACTGGAGTTATTCCGACAGATAGCCCACACGGGGGGAGAAGGTGTCAGCAAGGGAGTTTGCCTGGGTTTAAGCCAACGTAACACACTTCAATATGCAAGTTTGAACGGCAAACAGATTGACCCGAAGGCAAAATATCGTATTGCTACAATTGACTACTTGGCACAGGGCAACGACAAATTAGAGGCTTTTAAGGCTAAAACAGATTTCAATGCGCCACAAGATCCATCGAATAATTCGCGATACATCATTCTGAACTATTTCAAAGCGATGACAGCAGAGGGTAAGACGATTGACAGTAGGACAGAAGGACGTATTGCTTACTTCAGTACAGACGAGGAACGCCCTGCCGTTAAGGCTATGTAA
- a CDS encoding class II fructose-bisphosphate aldolase yields MAVNYKDLGLVNTREMFKRAINGGWAVPAFNFNNLEQLQAIITACSETKSPVIIQVSKGARKYANQTLLRYLAEGAVAFAKELGCHHPEIVLHLDHGDSFELCKSCVDTGFSSVMIDGSALPYEENIALTKKVVEYAHQFDVTVEGELGVLAGVEDDVASEESHYTRPEEVVDFATRTGCDSLAISIGTSHGAYKFKPEQCTRDPKTGRLLPPPLAFDVLQAVEKQLPGFPIVLHGSSSVPQKYVDIINKYGGALPNAVGIPEEQLRKATKSAVCKINIDSDSRLAFTAGVRETLALHPEYFDPRQYCGKAREYMIDLYTEKIKDVLGSENKLANLD; encoded by the coding sequence ATGGCAGTAAATTATAAAGACTTAGGTCTCGTAAACACACGCGAGATGTTCAAGAGAGCCATTAATGGCGGTTGGGCTGTGCCCGCATTTAACTTTAATAACTTGGAGCAGCTTCAGGCTATTATTACAGCTTGTTCAGAAACAAAGTCTCCTGTAATTATTCAGGTTTCAAAGGGTGCACGCAAGTATGCCAACCAGACTTTGCTTCGTTACTTGGCTGAAGGTGCTGTTGCATTTGCCAAGGAATTGGGATGCCACCACCCGGAGATTGTACTTCACCTTGACCACGGTGACAGCTTCGAATTGTGCAAGAGCTGTGTAGATACTGGCTTTTCTTCTGTAATGATTGATGGTTCTGCACTTCCTTACGAGGAGAACATTGCCTTAACTAAGAAGGTTGTAGAGTATGCACATCAGTTTGATGTAACTGTAGAGGGCGAGCTTGGCGTACTGGCTGGTGTGGAAGACGATGTTGCGTCAGAAGAGTCTCACTATACACGTCCTGAAGAGGTGGTAGACTTTGCTACACGCACGGGTTGCGACTCGTTGGCAATCTCTATTGGTACTTCTCACGGTGCTTACAAGTTTAAGCCAGAGCAGTGTACGCGCGATCCGAAGACTGGACGTCTGCTTCCTCCTCCGTTGGCATTCGATGTATTGCAGGCTGTAGAGAAACAACTGCCTGGTTTCCCAATTGTACTTCACGGTTCATCTTCAGTTCCTCAGAAGTATGTTGACATTATTAATAAGTATGGTGGTGCTCTGCCAAATGCTGTGGGTATTCCAGAAGAGCAACTCCGCAAAGCCACAAAGAGTGCTGTATGCAAGATTAACATAGACTCTGACTCTCGCCTCGCATTCACTGCCGGTGTTCGCGAGACATTGGCATTGCACCCTGAATACTTCGACCCACGCCAGTATTGCGGTAAGGCTCGAGAGTATATGATAGACCTTTATACCGAAAAGATTAAGGACGTTCTTGGTTCAGAGAACAAGTTGGCTAACCTCGATTAA
- a CDS encoding sialate O-acetylesterase codes for MKKTVISLVLFLMGISVNAQDQNYWIYLVIGQDNMIGKADAGTSTNGFLLDSFSKTIAETAKGKRIGFVTVTLPVSPIIAFDKQNYRNYVSNVTVESNKKALEKYDNNPYGKLVSMARSAQNKGVVKGILLQQDGIDNYNEAWLKRMRRIYYDIVGDLSLDSTKVPLLIGEVGRAEYGGKYAAANETYGKMHKVLQYSFVVSSANCPLADNKIYYSKEGLENLGRKFAIKALQGIGYELPEVRRTTSITKQTIDRKTLEVKVHISDKGMLTATSNEPIVKILVLNAAGDNIKDIAISEPTKEYDLDLNAFPQGKITVTFYTADGEQSFKINN; via the coding sequence ATGAAGAAGACTGTCATTTCATTGGTCTTGTTTCTAATGGGCATTTCAGTGAATGCGCAAGACCAAAACTATTGGATTTATCTTGTTATCGGGCAAGATAATATGATTGGTAAAGCCGATGCAGGAACAAGTACTAATGGTTTCTTGCTCGATTCGTTCAGTAAAACAATAGCTGAAACCGCAAAAGGAAAGCGCATTGGCTTCGTTACCGTAACGTTGCCGGTAAGCCCTATCATTGCTTTCGATAAGCAAAACTATCGCAACTATGTATCGAACGTAACCGTTGAAAGCAACAAGAAAGCTTTGGAAAAGTATGATAACAACCCTTACGGCAAACTTGTCAGTATGGCACGTAGTGCCCAAAACAAGGGTGTTGTGAAGGGAATCCTGCTCCAACAAGACGGTATCGACAACTACAACGAAGCGTGGCTGAAGCGTATGAGGAGAATCTATTACGACATAGTTGGCGATTTGTCGCTCGATTCTACGAAAGTTCCATTGCTGATAGGCGAAGTAGGCCGTGCTGAATATGGCGGAAAGTATGCCGCTGCCAACGAAACCTATGGCAAAATGCACAAAGTCTTGCAGTATTCGTTTGTTGTTTCATCGGCGAATTGCCCATTGGCAGACAACAAAATCTACTATTCTAAAGAGGGACTTGAAAATCTTGGGCGCAAATTTGCTATCAAAGCTTTGCAAGGAATTGGCTATGAGCTCCCTGAAGTTCGTAGAACAACATCGATAACAAAGCAGACGATTGACCGCAAAACACTGGAAGTAAAAGTACATATAAGCGATAAGGGAATGCTGACGGCTACTTCCAACGAGCCTATCGTGAAGATCTTGGTGCTGAATGCAGCAGGAGACAACATTAAGGATATAGCAATTTCCGAACCAACAAAAGAGTATGACTTGGACTTGAACGCGTTCCCTCAAGGAAAAATCACTGTTACTTTCTATACGGCAGATGGAGAACAGTCGTTCAAGATTAATAACTAA